A stretch of the Snodgrassella alvi genome encodes the following:
- a CDS encoding OmpA family protein — translation MTKQLKLSALIVAMAASTAAFANGVVPGADWTGEPAGAYNGYTTSSAPEKGTGEILVTRENGADGTPECVKNRFNDDKDPTLGNNCGHPVVQAAPEAPKFVDETVSLSANFLFGFDKFTLRPEAIDTLNQLATRLADSSVQVVRVEGHTDFKGSEAYNKTLSDRRAHAVAEYLVSKGVPAEKISAVGLGKSEARMTESCQAEVAKLGKKVSAAKKRAALIECIAPDRRVDVKIRTMVAKKVK, via the coding sequence ATGACCAAACAGCTAAAATTGAGCGCATTGATTGTTGCTATGGCTGCTTCAACTGCCGCTTTTGCCAATGGTGTTGTACCGGGTGCCGACTGGACCGGTGAACCTGCTGGTGCTTACAATGGCTATACTACCAGTTCTGCTCCTGAAAAAGGTACTGGCGAAATTCTTGTCACTCGTGAAAATGGTGCTGATGGCACCCCTGAGTGCGTGAAAAACCGTTTCAACGACGATAAAGATCCTACTCTGGGTAACAACTGTGGTCACCCTGTAGTTCAGGCTGCTCCAGAAGCACCGAAATTTGTTGATGAAACTGTTTCTTTATCAGCTAACTTCTTGTTTGGCTTTGATAAATTTACACTTCGTCCAGAAGCTATTGATACTCTGAATCAATTGGCTACCCGTCTGGCTGATAGCAGCGTACAGGTTGTACGTGTTGAAGGTCACACAGACTTTAAAGGTTCTGAAGCTTACAACAAAACTCTGTCTGATCGTCGTGCTCATGCTGTTGCTGAATATCTGGTTTCTAAGGGTGTACCTGCTGAGAAAATCTCTGCTGTTGGCTTGGGTAAATCCGAAGCTCGTATGACCGAATCTTGTCAGGCTGAAGTAGCTAAACTGGGTAAAAAAGTTTCAGCTGCTAAGAAACGTGCTGCTTTGATCGAATGTATCGCACCTGACCGTCGTGTAGACGTTAAAATCCGCACCATGGTAGCTAAAAAAGTTAAATAA
- a CDS encoding LysR substrate-binding domain-containing protein: MKLQQLRYAVEVYRQNLNVSEAAEVLFTSQPGISKQIRMLEEELGVPLFIRHGKRMVAVTAPGKIVLETAERVLREVQNIKRIGTEFADQNIGFLTIATTHTLARYALPKVVAAFVERYPQVQLSIHTASPKAISHMVLDGEVDFAIGMEMEVEHPELRKLSCEAWNRSVIVPDNHALLSLNRPLRLEDIAAYPLITYDIAFSEQSKIARAFTQEGCNIPKVALASADTDVIKTYVKQGLGIGLIASMAFDSLQDQGLQILSAEHLFEPSFSQIILRHDVYLRGFGYEFLTLYAPRLTRSLIESALYSPFEEDFSI, from the coding sequence ATGAAGCTGCAACAGTTGCGCTATGCGGTAGAAGTATATCGTCAGAATCTGAATGTATCGGAAGCAGCAGAAGTACTGTTTACTTCCCAGCCAGGGATTTCAAAACAGATTCGCATGCTGGAAGAAGAACTGGGCGTGCCACTGTTTATCCGCCATGGTAAACGCATGGTGGCGGTAACAGCTCCGGGCAAAATTGTACTGGAAACCGCCGAGCGGGTATTGCGTGAAGTACAAAATATCAAACGCATCGGTACTGAATTTGCTGACCAAAATATTGGTTTTCTTACGATTGCCACCACTCATACCTTGGCACGATATGCATTACCAAAAGTTGTAGCGGCGTTTGTTGAACGCTATCCTCAGGTACAGCTGAGTATTCATACTGCTAGTCCGAAAGCTATTAGCCATATGGTATTGGATGGCGAAGTGGATTTTGCCATCGGTATGGAAATGGAAGTTGAGCACCCTGAACTTCGTAAACTAAGTTGTGAAGCATGGAATCGCAGTGTAATTGTTCCAGATAATCATGCGCTGCTGAGTCTCAACCGACCATTACGGCTGGAAGACATTGCTGCATATCCTTTGATTACCTATGATATTGCGTTTAGTGAACAATCTAAAATTGCCCGCGCTTTTACTCAGGAAGGCTGTAATATACCTAAAGTAGCACTGGCTTCGGCTGATACCGACGTAATCAAAACCTATGTTAAACAAGGATTGGGGATTGGACTGATCGCCAGTATGGCTTTTGACAGCTTACAGGACCAAGGTCTACAGATACTGAGTGCCGAACATCTATTTGAGCCTTCATTTTCACAAATTATTCTCAGACATGATGTTTATCTTCGAGGCTTTGGCTACGAGTTTCTGACTCTGTATGCACCGCGGCTTACTCGCTCGCTGATTGAGTCTGCGCTGTATTCACCTTTTGAAGAAGATTTTTCAATTTAA
- the fabG gene encoding 3-oxoacyl-ACP reductase FabG, whose amino-acid sequence MMNQDLTGKVALVTGATRGIGAAIARFLAEKGAKVIGTATSASGVASINQALSKFGGEGRELRIAEENSIENLIADIESNIGNIAILVNNAGITRDNLLMRMKETEWDEIMQINLKSAFRASKAVTRSMMKARWGRIINVTSVIGFTGNAGQTNYAAAKAGLVGFSKSLAREVGSRGITVNCVAPGFIETDMTQALPQEQRDSFVAQTALHHFGTVEDIAAAVLFLASEEARYITGQTIHVNGGMLMP is encoded by the coding sequence ATAATGAATCAGGATTTAACAGGAAAAGTTGCACTGGTAACTGGAGCTACTCGTGGCATTGGAGCGGCAATTGCCCGCTTTTTGGCAGAAAAAGGTGCAAAAGTCATTGGTACTGCCACATCTGCTTCAGGAGTAGCCAGTATTAATCAAGCACTGTCTAAATTTGGTGGAGAAGGGCGTGAATTACGCATCGCTGAAGAAAACAGTATTGAAAATCTGATAGCAGATATCGAAAGTAATATCGGCAATATCGCCATACTGGTAAATAATGCCGGTATAACTCGTGACAACCTTCTGATGCGCATGAAAGAAACCGAATGGGATGAGATCATGCAGATCAATCTCAAATCTGCTTTCCGTGCCAGTAAAGCTGTCACTCGCAGCATGATGAAAGCCCGCTGGGGACGTATTATCAATGTGACTTCGGTAATCGGTTTCACCGGCAATGCCGGTCAGACAAACTATGCGGCGGCCAAAGCTGGTTTGGTCGGATTTAGCAAATCATTGGCACGGGAAGTCGGTTCGCGTGGTATTACCGTAAACTGTGTGGCTCCGGGCTTTATTGAAACCGATATGACACAGGCACTGCCACAGGAACAACGAGATTCCTTTGTCGCACAAACTGCATTACATCATTTCGGTACTGTTGAAGATATTGCTGCAGCGGTATTGTTTCTTGCTAGTGAAGAAGCACGCTACATCACAGGACAGACTATACATGTCAACGGAGGCATGCTGATGCCATAA
- the fabD gene encoding ACP S-malonyltransferase, producing the protein MSIAFFFPGQGSQSLNMMAGFNDMPVVKETFDQASAVLEQDLWALMNGEDTAALNETINTQPLMLTAGIATWRVYQQLHGQNPVMLAGHSLGEYTALVAASSLAFEDAVKLVRLRAVLMQEAVPNGEGAMAAILGLDDNGVRQVCLQAQTELSGSVVEAVNFNSPGQVVIAGSTEAINRACELAKAAGAKRALPLPVSVPSHCSLMKPAAAKLATALAQTEIKTPQIPVLHNVDVAVHSEPEAIRQALVEQLYSPVRWTETVSKMVTEGITEFAECGPGKVLAGLTKRIDKSASCTAFTTVETIENFIAAHAAS; encoded by the coding sequence ATGAGTATTGCTTTTTTCTTTCCCGGTCAGGGGTCTCAAAGTCTCAATATGATGGCCGGTTTCAATGACATGCCTGTGGTTAAAGAAACATTTGACCAAGCCTCAGCAGTGCTTGAGCAGGATTTATGGGCGCTGATGAATGGCGAAGATACTGCTGCTCTGAATGAAACCATTAATACCCAGCCACTGATGCTGACAGCAGGTATCGCTACATGGCGTGTTTATCAGCAGCTGCATGGCCAAAATCCTGTTATGCTAGCTGGCCATAGTCTGGGTGAGTATACAGCTTTGGTTGCAGCCAGTAGTCTGGCCTTTGAAGATGCTGTAAAACTGGTTCGCCTGCGTGCTGTGCTGATGCAGGAAGCTGTACCGAACGGTGAAGGTGCAATGGCCGCTATACTAGGACTGGATGATAATGGTGTACGGCAAGTATGTCTGCAGGCACAGACCGAACTGTCCGGATCTGTTGTCGAAGCAGTGAACTTTAACTCGCCCGGACAGGTAGTGATTGCCGGTAGCACTGAAGCAATTAACCGCGCTTGTGAGCTGGCTAAAGCAGCTGGCGCTAAACGTGCTTTGCCATTACCGGTTTCTGTACCATCACATTGCAGTCTTATGAAACCTGCTGCGGCTAAACTTGCTACCGCGTTGGCACAAACAGAAATCAAAACACCACAAATTCCAGTATTACATAACGTGGATGTGGCTGTGCATAGTGAGCCGGAAGCAATTAGGCAGGCATTGGTGGAACAGTTGTATTCACCGGTACGCTGGACAGAAACCGTCAGCAAAATGGTCACAGAGGGTATTACCGAATTTGCAGAATGTGGTCCGGGTAAAGTACTGGCCGGTCTGACTAAACGTATAGATAAAAGTGCCAGCTGTACTGCATTTACGACTGTTGAGACCATTGAAAATTTTATTGCTGCACATGCAGCTAGCTGA
- a CDS encoding beta-ketoacyl-ACP synthase III, producing MLNAHILGTGSYLPARRLTNDDLSKIVDTSDEWIATRTGIKARHIAAENEQTSDLAVAAAKAALADAAISAKDIDLIIVATSTPDMTFPATACIVQNKLGIAGCPAFDVQAVCAGFMYAMATANAYIRSGMAKRALVIGAETFSRLLDWNDRRTCVLFGDGAGAVILGASEQEGGIISTKLQADGSYSQILQTPGKIAAGSIEGSPYLYMDGQAVYKFAVKALANVAREVIEESNLQPADIDWIIPHQANLRIIESTARHLGVPMDKVIVTLSEQGNTSAASVPLALDEGIRSGRIRHGQTLLLEGIGGGFAWGAITLKY from the coding sequence ATGCTAAATGCTCATATTCTGGGTACAGGCAGTTATCTGCCTGCACGCCGGCTGACTAATGATGACCTGAGCAAAATCGTCGATACTTCTGATGAATGGATTGCTACCCGAACAGGAATTAAAGCGCGCCATATTGCCGCAGAAAATGAACAGACCAGTGATTTGGCCGTTGCTGCAGCCAAAGCAGCGTTGGCCGATGCAGCCATAAGTGCAAAAGACATTGATCTGATTATCGTGGCTACTTCTACACCGGATATGACATTTCCGGCTACCGCTTGTATCGTACAAAACAAACTTGGTATTGCCGGCTGTCCGGCATTTGATGTTCAGGCAGTTTGTGCCGGATTCATGTATGCCATGGCTACAGCCAACGCTTATATCAGAAGTGGAATGGCGAAGCGCGCACTGGTAATCGGAGCCGAAACATTTAGCCGGCTGCTGGACTGGAATGACCGGCGCACTTGTGTTCTGTTTGGTGACGGTGCCGGTGCAGTGATTCTTGGTGCTTCCGAACAGGAAGGTGGTATCATTAGTACCAAATTACAGGCAGACGGCAGTTATAGCCAAATTCTGCAAACACCGGGAAAGATTGCTGCCGGTTCTATAGAAGGTTCGCCATATCTCTACATGGATGGACAGGCAGTTTATAAATTCGCAGTTAAAGCACTGGCCAATGTGGCTAGAGAAGTGATCGAAGAATCCAATCTGCAACCAGCTGATATAGACTGGATTATTCCGCATCAGGCTAATCTGCGTATTATCGAATCCACAGCACGCCATCTGGGAGTGCCTATGGATAAAGTAATTGTTACGCTGTCAGAGCAGGGTAATACTTCAGCAGCATCTGTCCCACTGGCTCTTGATGAAGGTATTAGAAGCGGACGAATCCGCCATGGCCAGACATTGCTGCTTGAAGGAATAGGAGGCGGATTCGCCTGGGGAGCCATTACCCTGAAATACTAA
- the plsX gene encoding phosphate acyltransferase PlsX encodes MTLKTIAVDAMGGDFGLDVTIPGALTFLQQQTDAALILVGDETKIRNALIKANASLERITICPASEVVGMDEEPTSALKNKKDSSMRVAINQIKEGQAQAAVSAGNTGALMATARFVLKTIAGIDRPAIAKFLPGRNNHMTLVLDLGANVDCSSAQLLQFAIVGSQQVAALSPENTRPRVGLLNVGTEDIKGNATVKETHQLIQRSDLNFVGNVEGNAIFTSEVDVLVVDGFTGNAMLKSIEGAVKFVGTVVKEEFTRSIYNKLAALIALPTLKGFKRRLDPRRFNGAIFLGLRGVVIKSHGGTDAIGFCFALQEAYKAIKADSITKIQAGVAQQLAALEE; translated from the coding sequence ATGACCTTAAAAACCATCGCAGTAGATGCAATGGGTGGTGACTTCGGATTGGATGTGACCATTCCTGGAGCGCTGACATTTTTACAGCAGCAGACTGATGCAGCACTGATTCTGGTCGGAGATGAAACCAAAATCAGAAATGCTTTGATCAAAGCCAATGCTTCACTGGAGCGGATTACAATCTGTCCGGCCAGTGAAGTCGTCGGTATGGATGAAGAGCCAACTTCAGCACTTAAAAATAAAAAAGATTCTTCCATGCGTGTGGCCATAAACCAGATTAAAGAAGGGCAGGCACAGGCTGCTGTGTCAGCCGGTAATACCGGCGCTCTGATGGCAACTGCGCGCTTTGTACTGAAAACCATTGCCGGTATTGACCGGCCGGCAATAGCTAAGTTTTTACCTGGCCGCAATAACCACATGACACTGGTACTGGATCTGGGTGCCAACGTTGATTGTAGCAGTGCTCAGCTTTTACAGTTTGCCATTGTAGGTAGCCAGCAAGTAGCCGCCCTTTCGCCTGAAAACACTCGACCGCGGGTGGGATTGCTCAATGTGGGTACAGAAGATATCAAGGGTAATGCCACGGTAAAGGAAACGCACCAGCTAATACAGCGCAGCGATTTGAATTTTGTTGGCAATGTAGAAGGCAACGCTATTTTTACATCTGAGGTGGATGTGCTGGTTGTCGATGGCTTTACCGGCAATGCCATGCTTAAAAGCATTGAAGGTGCGGTTAAATTTGTTGGTACAGTCGTTAAGGAAGAATTCACTCGGAGCATATACAACAAATTGGCTGCGTTGATTGCTTTACCTACCCTCAAAGGATTTAAACGCCGCCTCGACCCGCGCCGCTTTAACGGTGCTATTTTTCTGGGTCTGCGTGGCGTGGTGATCAAAAGCCATGGTGGTACCGATGCTATTGGTTTCTGTTTTGCCTTGCAGGAAGCTTACAAAGCCATTAAAGCAGATTCAATCACCAAAATTCAGGCTGGTGTGGCGCAGCAGCTGGCTGCACTGGAAGAATAA
- a CDS encoding phosphoribosyltransferase has protein sequence MKKIWYNYEDIHRAIKQLAEKIQKSGQSFDAMIAIGGGGFIPARILRSFLNIPVYTVTLSYYDINDRPTDCPQKIQWTNGFDEKMKDKKLLIVDEVDDSRATLEYCVRELQHEGFQQLGVAVLHEKRKPKKGVLPADLPFYSAIQVDDWWINYPWDALDIDEHYENVAAQTTPEA, from the coding sequence ATGAAAAAAATCTGGTATAACTACGAAGACATACATCGTGCCATCAAGCAATTGGCCGAAAAAATTCAGAAATCAGGACAATCATTCGATGCAATGATTGCTATTGGCGGCGGTGGATTCATTCCGGCACGTATCTTACGTAGCTTTCTGAATATTCCTGTTTATACCGTTACATTGTCTTATTACGATATCAATGACCGTCCAACTGACTGTCCGCAGAAAATTCAATGGACAAATGGCTTTGACGAGAAAATGAAAGACAAGAAACTGCTGATTGTTGACGAAGTGGACGACAGTCGAGCCACGCTCGAATACTGTGTTCGTGAATTACAGCATGAAGGATTTCAGCAGCTTGGTGTAGCCGTGCTGCATGAAAAACGCAAACCCAAAAAAGGGGTGTTGCCAGCAGATTTACCTTTTTACAGTGCCATTCAGGTTGATGACTGGTGGATTAACTATCCATGGGATGCCCTTGATATTGATGAGCATTATGAAAATGTAGCTGCGCAGACAACTCCTGAGGCATAG
- the rpmF gene encoding 50S ribosomal protein L32 codes for MAVQQNKKSPSKRGMHRSHDGLTAVQVSTDTATGEVHLRHHISPNGMYRGRKVIKAKGE; via the coding sequence ATGGCAGTACAACAGAACAAAAAATCACCTTCAAAACGTGGTATGCACCGTTCCCATGACGGACTGACCGCTGTACAGGTGTCTACTGACACCGCTACCGGCGAAGTACATCTGCGTCACCACATTTCCCCGAATGGTATGTACCGTGGACGCAAGGTAATTAAAGCCAAAGGTGAATAA
- a CDS encoding DUF177 domain-containing protein — protein MIKLKLYHPPFMLDPILIDTATFTREQQQLSGQLQLQALDRRVWSHELLAQRDGVIQYKVSGGIDRWQRPFIDISIEGELKLVCQRCLQAVSWTLNDQSRVVLFASEQLLDEAMAADETLEGMVWSAEYNLTALLEDQILMAIPVAPRHEDCDHTLATKTNQDAGNPFAKLAGLKSGH, from the coding sequence ATGATAAAGCTTAAATTATATCATCCGCCGTTTATGTTAGACCCTATTTTGATTGATACGGCGACGTTCACTCGTGAACAGCAACAACTCAGCGGTCAATTGCAGCTTCAAGCACTGGATCGGCGGGTCTGGTCACATGAACTTTTAGCACAACGCGATGGCGTTATCCAGTATAAAGTCAGCGGAGGTATTGACCGTTGGCAGCGTCCTTTTATCGATATCAGTATAGAAGGTGAACTAAAACTGGTGTGTCAGCGCTGTTTACAGGCTGTTTCCTGGACGCTGAATGACCAGTCGCGTGTGGTGCTCTTTGCCAGCGAACAGCTATTGGACGAGGCCATGGCCGCTGATGAAACACTCGAAGGCATGGTATGGAGTGCAGAATATAATCTGACTGCGCTTCTGGAAGACCAGATTTTAATGGCCATTCCGGTAGCTCCGCGACATGAAGACTGTGATCACACTCTGGCAACCAAAACCAATCAAGACGCTGGCAATCCATTTGCCAAACTGGCAGGACTGAAAAGCGGCCACTAA
- a CDS encoding nucleoside triphosphate pyrophosphatase has translation MPNEKKLILASSSRFRQQQLRQLHIPFEAVKPDFEETPLAAETAPQTALRLAGGKAQSLAELYPEALIIGCDQVAWCREQQLGKPLTVAKAQQMLKYLSGQEVIFYSALTLLNVAEKRQHQHIDETRVQMRALTDTQINHYLTLEADAVYCAGAAKSEGLGALLIKQIDTIDPNALIGLPIFRLVDFLLAEGINVL, from the coding sequence ATGCCGAATGAGAAAAAGCTGATTCTGGCTTCTAGTTCACGTTTTCGTCAGCAGCAGCTTAGGCAGTTGCATATCCCTTTTGAAGCGGTTAAACCTGATTTTGAAGAAACACCACTTGCGGCAGAAACCGCACCACAGACTGCATTGCGTCTGGCCGGAGGTAAAGCACAGTCACTGGCTGAGCTTTATCCGGAAGCACTGATTATCGGCTGCGATCAGGTAGCTTGGTGCCGTGAACAGCAATTAGGCAAACCTCTGACCGTGGCAAAAGCACAACAGATGCTGAAATATTTAAGTGGTCAGGAAGTGATATTTTATAGTGCACTAACTCTGCTGAATGTAGCTGAAAAGCGTCAGCATCAGCATATTGATGAAACTCGCGTGCAAATGCGCGCTCTGACTGATACACAAATTAATCATTATTTAACACTTGAAGCAGATGCAGTGTACTGTGCAGGAGCGGCAAAAAGCGAAGGACTGGGAGCACTGTTGATTAAACAGATTGACACCATTGACCCAAATGCATTGATTGGTTTACCAATTTTTCGTCTGGTGGATTTTTTGCTGGCAGAAGGTATTAATGTTCTATGA
- a CDS encoding SAM-dependent methyltransferase yields MSNPVLYLIPTPLGTADTPCLLAHEREYIVDLTDFVVEAEKTARAHLKAFGVHTPIRELNLRTLNEHTLERDIAVLLEPLQAGRSMGLLSEAGCPAVADPGAQLVALAHQAGFTVIPLVGPSSIMLALMASGANGQCFAFKGYLPAEKNARIERLRVLENRSRQENETQLFIETPYRNDALLADAIASLHPQTRLCIAADLTLPTQTIISQNIAKWRSMKTLPVLKKRPCLFVLYAG; encoded by the coding sequence ATGAGTAATCCGGTGCTTTATCTGATTCCTACACCATTGGGTACAGCAGATACGCCTTGCCTGCTGGCACATGAACGGGAATATATTGTTGATTTGACTGATTTTGTGGTTGAAGCAGAAAAAACTGCACGGGCGCATTTAAAAGCGTTTGGTGTACATACGCCGATTCGGGAGCTGAATCTGCGTACTTTAAATGAACATACTCTGGAACGCGATATTGCTGTTTTATTAGAGCCTTTACAGGCCGGGCGTAGTATGGGCTTACTGAGTGAAGCCGGCTGTCCAGCTGTGGCCGATCCGGGCGCACAACTGGTTGCACTGGCTCATCAGGCTGGTTTTACGGTCATACCGCTAGTAGGCCCTTCCAGTATTATGCTGGCACTGATGGCTTCAGGAGCAAATGGTCAGTGTTTTGCATTTAAAGGTTATCTGCCGGCTGAAAAAAATGCGCGGATTGAACGGTTGCGCGTTTTGGAAAACCGTTCACGGCAGGAAAATGAAACTCAGCTTTTTATTGAAACGCCTTACCGTAACGATGCTTTGCTTGCTGATGCTATTGCCAGCCTGCATCCTCAAACTCGTCTGTGTATTGCCGCGGATTTAACGCTGCCTACTCAAACTATTATTAGTCAGAATATTGCTAAGTGGCGCAGCATGAAAACCTTGCCAGTGCTGAAAAAAAGACCCTGTTTGTTTGTGTTGTATGCGGGCTGA
- a CDS encoding dicarboxylate/amino acid:cation symporter, with protein MLPLEIEEMNPPPKKQRWYQVLYVQVIIAIIIGILLGNFFPSVGESMKPLGDAFIKLVKMIISPVIFLTVVTGIAEMTNMKTMGRVAGKAMVYFLTFSTLALAIGLIVANIAQPGHGLNIDPSSLQSAKVHEYVQKSHESSLTGFLMDIIPTTAMSPLTNGNILQTLFIAILFGISLALIGEKARPLINIFQDLSAPVFKMVSILMRAAPIGAFGAMAFTIGKYGISSIGNLLYLILTFYISSVLFILIVLGAVARYNGFSIIKLVKYIKEELLLVLGTSSSEAALPTLMQKMEKAGCQKSIVGLVVPTGYSFNLDGTNIYMTMAALFIAQACNIDLTLEQQVLLLLVAMLSSKGAAGVTGAGFITLAATLSVVPSVPVEGMALILGIDRFMSECRALTNLVGNACATIVVARWEKSLDSERLHEVLNK; from the coding sequence ATGTTACCACTCGAAATTGAGGAAATGAATCCGCCACCGAAAAAACAGCGGTGGTATCAGGTTCTTTATGTACAGGTAATAATTGCCATTATTATTGGTATTTTACTTGGCAATTTTTTCCCCAGTGTTGGCGAAAGCATGAAGCCGTTGGGAGATGCTTTTATCAAGTTAGTTAAAATGATCATCTCACCGGTTATTTTCCTTACTGTGGTAACCGGCATCGCTGAGATGACCAATATGAAAACCATGGGACGAGTGGCCGGCAAAGCCATGGTTTATTTTCTGACCTTTTCTACGCTGGCTCTGGCTATCGGTTTGATTGTGGCCAATATTGCTCAGCCAGGTCATGGTCTGAATATTGACCCGAGTTCTTTACAAAGTGCAAAAGTACATGAATATGTACAGAAATCACATGAATCCAGCCTGACTGGTTTTCTGATGGACATCATTCCAACTACAGCGATGAGTCCGCTTACTAATGGCAATATTTTGCAAACTCTGTTTATTGCCATTCTGTTTGGTATTTCACTGGCATTGATTGGTGAAAAAGCCCGTCCGCTGATTAATATCTTTCAGGATTTATCGGCTCCGGTTTTCAAAATGGTGTCTATTCTGATGCGTGCGGCTCCAATAGGTGCGTTTGGTGCCATGGCGTTTACTATCGGTAAATACGGTATTAGTTCGATTGGTAATCTGCTCTATTTGATTCTGACTTTCTATATTTCTTCGGTATTGTTTATTCTGATTGTGTTGGGTGCAGTAGCACGTTACAACGGTTTTTCGATTATCAAACTCGTGAAATACATTAAAGAAGAACTGCTGCTGGTACTGGGTACTAGCTCTTCCGAAGCGGCTTTACCTACACTGATGCAGAAAATGGAAAAAGCCGGCTGTCAGAAATCAATTGTGGGGCTGGTGGTACCAACGGGCTATTCCTTTAATCTAGATGGTACTAATATTTACATGACAATGGCTGCGCTGTTTATTGCACAGGCATGTAATATTGATCTTACTCTGGAACAGCAGGTTCTGCTGCTGCTTGTAGCCATGCTCAGCTCTAAAGGCGCAGCGGGTGTGACTGGCGCTGGCTTTATTACACTAGCTGCTACATTATCTGTTGTACCATCTGTACCGGTAGAAGGCATGGCGCTTATTCTAGGTATTGACCGCTTTATGTCTGAATGCCGCGCCCTAACTAATCTAGTAGGAAACGCCTGTGCCACGATTGTGGTGGCTCGCTGGGAAAAAAGTTTGGATTCAGAACGCCTACATGAGGTATTGAACAAATAG